A stretch of the Gracilinanus agilis isolate LMUSP501 chromosome 4, AgileGrace, whole genome shotgun sequence genome encodes the following:
- the NAGS gene encoding N-acetylglutamate synthase, mitochondrial, with protein MATAPVTRTLTGMAAAAGIGVGTGANSRLRALGVSRRLSSSARRRGSGGASPGRRLSTARVRTQPPREEAERGPEEAAGDRGPPPGVGPPAAVTLPRPAASPPQQPKLPPAVAPALRSSGSLVQRDIQAFLSECGASPGEARHWLTQFQTTYDSADKPFAIIEVDEAVFRCTEAVLSLAFALAFLQRMDMKPLVVLGLPAPTAASGRLSFWEAKTQMAQSCKILADSLRHNAATAVPFFGGGSVLSAAEPAPHATYGGIVSVETDLLKWCLESGSIPILCPIGETGARRSVLLNSLEVTAALAKALLPTKIIFLNTTGGLRDAHEKVLSNVNLPADLDLVTNAQWLNRKERQQIRLIVDVLSRLSHDSSAVITSANTLLTELFSNKGSGTLFKNAERMLRVDSLEKLDQTRLVDLVNSSFGKKLRDDYLASLRPRLHSIYYSEGYNAAAILTTEPVLGGTRYLDKFVVNSSRKGQGSGQMLWECMRQDLHRLFWRSRVTNPINPWYFKNCDGSFSNKQWIFFWFGLSDIRDSYELVNHAKGLPDSFCKPASDPGS; from the exons ATGGCGACAGCTCCAGTGACCCGAACCCTGACCGGGATGGCCGCGGCTGCAGGGATAGGGGTGGGGACCGGGGCAAATTCGCGACTCCGAGCTCTGGGGGTTTCTCGCAGACTAAGCAGTAGTGCTAGGCGCCGGGGATCCGGGGGTGCCAGTCCTGGTCGCCGCCTCAGTACTGCCCGGGTCCGGACCCAACCGCCGCGGGAGGAGGCCGAGCGCGGTCCCGAAGAGGCAGCAGGTGACAGGGGACCTCCGCCCGGAGTGGGTCCGCCTGCCGCCGTCACGCTCCCGCGGCCAGCAGCCTCGCCGCCGCAGCAGCCGAAGCTGCCGCCTGCTGTGGCCCCCGCGCTGCGTTCCAGCGGGTCGCTGGTCCAGCGGGACATCCAGGCGTTTCTGAGTGAGTGTGGGGCCAGTCCCGGGGAGGCGAGGCATTGGCTCACCCAGTTCCAGACCACCTATGACTCGGCGGACAAACCTTTTGCCATCATCGAG GTGGATGAAGCTGTGTTCAGGTGCACAGAGGCAGTCCTAAGTCTGGCCTTCGCCCTAGCCTTCCTGCAACGGATGGATATGAAGCCACTTGTGGTTCTTGGACTCCCAGCACCCACTGCAGCCTCTGGCCGCCTTTCCTTCTGGGAGGCCAAGACTCAAATGGCTCAAAGCTGCAAGATCCTTGCAGACTCCCTTAGACACAATGCAGCCACAGCTGTGCCCTTTTTTGGAGGAGGGTCTGTGCTGAGCGCTGCTGAACCTGCCCCCCATGCCAC CTATGGGGGCATTGTCTCTGTGGAGACAGACCTGCTAAAATGGTGCCTGGAGTCGGGTAGCATCCCCATCCTGTGTCCTATTGGCGAGACAGGTGCCCGGCGCTCTGTGCTGCTCAACTCCTTGGAGGTCACTGCCGCTCTGGCCAAGGCCCTGCTGCCCACCAAGATCATCTTTCTCAACACCACAGGGGGCCTCCGGGATGCTCATGAGAAG GTTTTGAGTAATGTGAACTTGCCAGCTGACCTGGACTTAGTGACAAATGCCCAGTGGCTGAACCGCAAGGAGAGGCAGCAAATTCGGCTCATTGTGGATGTGCTGAGCCGACTATCCCATGACTCTTCAGCTGTTATTACATCTGCCAATACCTTACTTACAGAACTTTTCAGCAACAAAG GATCGGGGACCCTCTTTAAGAATGCCGAGCGGATGCTCCGAGTAGACAGCCTAGAGAAGTTGGATCAGACACGGTTGGTGGACCTTGTAAACTCGAGTTTTGGCAAGAAGCTTCGGGATGACTATTTGGCCTCTCTTCGACCACGGCTGCACTCCATTTACTATTCTGAAGG GTACAATGCTGCAGCCATCCTGACTACTGAACCTGTGCTGGGGGGCACCCGATACCTGGACAAGTTTGTGGTGAACTCTAGCCGGAAAGGCCAGGGCTCGGGCCAGATGCTCTGGGAATGCATGAGGCAGGATCTGCATCGACTGTTCTGGAGATCCCGTGTCACCAATCCTATCAATCCTTG gtACTTTAAGAACTGTGATGGCAGCTTCTCCAACAAACAGTGGATCTTCTTCTGGTTTGGCCTGTCTGACATCCGTGACTCCTATGAGCTTGTAAATCATGCCAAGGGACTGCCCGACTCCTTCTGCAAACCTGCCTCCGACCCAGGCAGTTGA